A region from the uncultured Draconibacterium sp. genome encodes:
- a CDS encoding queuosine precursor transporter, which translates to MQNEILWLAMLLANFLLIILAYRLFGKWGLVMWIPISVIVANIQVIQTVELFGLVATLGNIVYATSFLVTDILSENYGKEEAKKAVWIGFFSLISMTLLMNLALQFLPLEGDEFAGITHEATSTIFSLMPRIAVASLAAYLLSQRHDVWAYHFWRKRFSKDKQIWLRNNLSTMVSQLIDSVVFVAIAFWGVYPMPVLVEILLTTYFLKWAVAAADTPFVYWGKKIYKKNRFWME; encoded by the coding sequence ATGCAAAACGAAATTCTTTGGCTGGCTATGCTGCTGGCAAATTTCCTGTTAATTATTTTAGCTTACCGCCTGTTTGGCAAATGGGGCCTTGTCATGTGGATCCCGATTTCAGTTATAGTTGCCAATATTCAGGTAATTCAAACCGTTGAGCTTTTTGGGCTTGTAGCTACTTTGGGTAACATTGTATATGCCACATCGTTTCTGGTTACCGATATCCTGTCGGAGAACTACGGAAAGGAAGAAGCTAAAAAGGCCGTTTGGATTGGTTTTTTCAGCCTTATTTCAATGACCCTGTTAATGAATCTGGCGCTACAGTTTTTACCGCTTGAAGGCGACGAATTTGCCGGAATTACACACGAAGCAACCAGCACTATTTTTAGCCTGATGCCGCGTATTGCCGTTGCCAGCCTGGCAGCCTACCTCTTGTCGCAGCGCCACGATGTTTGGGCCTACCACTTCTGGCGTAAACGTTTTTCGAAAGACAAGCAGATTTGGTTACGCAACAACCTTAGCACCATGGTTTCGCAGCTGATTGACAGTGTTGTTTTTGTTGCCATTGCCTTTTGGGGAGTGTACCCAATGCCGGTACTGGTAGAAATTCTGCTAACCACCTATTTCCTGAAATGGGCCGTTGCCGCCGCCGATACTCCTTTTGTGTATTGGGGAAAAAAGATTTACAAAAAGAACCGTTTTTGGATGGAATAA
- a CDS encoding ATP-binding protein: MKKQIEGLSNAAILRQKAEEQLKKQQSKTRSLSSETDLLKLIHELEVHQIELEMQNMELVAAKEKAIIAEEKYTELYDFAPSGYLSLTKEGRITELNFAAAKMLGKERSQIIKSKFELFLSDNTRSVFSLFLDKVFTSKTKQTCEVTIATKSKLPLYVNIEGVVSQNDEFCIITMVDITKIRLAEIELNNAKRHAEESDHLKSAFLANMSHEIRTPMNGILGFSELLKDPKLEGETQQEYIRIIEKSGKRMLNIINDIIDISKIEAGQMKVKIGESNINKQIEFIYTFFKPEVEAKGIKFTCINNLPPKEVKIITDSEKVYAILTNLLKNAIKFTSEGSIEFACNKKGEYLEFYVKDTGEGIPTDKQEGIFERFIQADIDDKMALQGAGLGLAISKSYVEMLGGKIWVESEKGKGSIFYFTLPFISEINKVVGSDYAITVENKENLKENLKVLIVEDDETSGLLISIMLEKINCTTSYARNGVEAIEKCKDNPDFDLILMDLKMPEMDGYEAARQIRQFNNKVIIIAQTAYALEGDEEKAIKTGCNAHLSKPIEKEKLISLIQQYFVQ, from the coding sequence ATGAAAAAGCAAATCGAAGGTTTATCTAATGCTGCAATACTTCGCCAGAAAGCCGAAGAACAGCTAAAAAAGCAGCAATCAAAAACAAGGTCGTTATCATCAGAAACCGATTTGCTGAAACTAATTCACGAGTTAGAAGTGCACCAGATAGAACTTGAAATGCAAAACATGGAGCTTGTAGCAGCAAAGGAGAAAGCTATAATTGCAGAAGAAAAATACACCGAACTTTATGATTTTGCACCTTCGGGTTATCTTTCACTTACTAAAGAAGGAAGGATTACAGAACTGAATTTTGCTGCGGCTAAAATGCTTGGGAAAGAGCGTTCACAAATAATTAAAAGTAAGTTTGAGTTATTTTTATCGGATAATACACGTTCTGTTTTTAGTCTTTTTTTGGATAAGGTTTTTACTAGTAAAACAAAACAAACCTGCGAGGTAACAATAGCAACCAAAAGCAAATTACCATTATATGTAAATATCGAAGGTGTTGTTAGCCAGAATGATGAATTTTGTATTATAACAATGGTTGACATTACAAAAATCAGGCTTGCCGAAATTGAATTAAATAACGCCAAACGACATGCTGAAGAAAGCGACCACCTTAAATCTGCCTTCCTTGCCAATATGAGCCACGAAATAAGGACTCCAATGAATGGGATTTTAGGGTTTTCCGAATTGTTGAAAGACCCTAAACTAGAAGGAGAAACACAGCAGGAGTATATCAGAATTATTGAAAAAAGCGGAAAAAGAATGCTCAATATCATCAACGATATAATTGATATTTCGAAAATTGAAGCTGGACAGATGAAGGTCAAAATCGGGGAATCGAATATCAACAAACAAATCGAATTCATTTACACTTTTTTCAAACCCGAAGTGGAAGCTAAAGGGATTAAGTTTACCTGTATAAACAATTTGCCCCCTAAAGAAGTCAAAATCATCACCGACAGCGAAAAGGTATATGCTATCCTTACCAATCTGTTAAAAAATGCTATAAAATTCACATCCGAAGGTTCTATCGAATTTGCTTGTAACAAAAAGGGAGAATACCTTGAATTTTATGTAAAGGATACTGGAGAGGGTATCCCAACCGACAAACAGGAAGGCATATTTGAACGATTTATTCAAGCTGATATCGATGACAAAATGGCATTGCAGGGAGCTGGATTAGGTTTGGCAATATCAAAATCCTATGTTGAAATGTTGGGTGGGAAAATTTGGGTTGAAAGTGAAAAGGGAAAAGGTTCGATTTTTTATTTTACACTACCTTTTATAAGCGAAATAAATAAAGTAGTCGGGTCCGATTATGCCATTACGGTTGAAAACAAAGAAAATCTAAAAGAAAATTTAAAAGTATTAATTGTTGAGGATGATGAAACATCAGGCTTGCTAATTAGTATCATGCTTGAAAAAATAAATTGTACAACCTCATACGCAAGAAATGGAGTTGAAGCAATAGAAAAATGTAAAGATAATCCTGACTTTGATTTGATATTAATGGATTTAAAAATGCCTGAAATGGATGGATATGAGGCAGCTCGACAGATTCGTCAATTTAATAACAAAGTAATAATTATTGCACAAACCGCATACGCACTAGAAGGAGATGAAGAAAAGGCAATTAAAACTGGCTGCAATGCACATCTTTCAAAACCAATTGAAAAGGAAAAATTAATATCATTAATTCAACAATATTTTGTTCAATAA
- a CDS encoding MFS transporter has protein sequence MVEKSVFHNKNLYIIFGVTLIAMMGVASITPAFPDIIRYFAISPQQVGWLIVAFTLPGIFLTPFTGILADRYGRKLVLVPSLFLFGLAGFACMFAPGFYTLLALRFLQGVGASSLSSMNITLVGDLFSGKTRTAVMGYNASVLSIATATYPAVGGLIALFGWQYIFALPILALPLGLWVIRGLTNPEPKNKAGLRSYFGKVWRTINQRTVWGLLAVNFILFLILYGSYLTYFPLMMETRLGADSSRIGLMMSLMSVVTAIISSQLLRLNRLLGQKRQLLIGSVFYLAATLLMVRAHSYPLLATAVIVFGFAHGITIPSIQNMLVGFAAINERAAFMSLNSMVLRGGQTFGPLLIGVFYTMGGLAATFYAGALLALLMMLVILVAVHPAAKTGH, from the coding sequence ATGGTTGAAAAATCAGTATTCCACAATAAAAACCTCTACATTATATTTGGTGTTACCCTAATTGCCATGATGGGGGTGGCCAGTATTACCCCGGCTTTCCCCGATATCATTCGTTATTTTGCCATTAGCCCGCAACAAGTAGGGTGGTTAATTGTGGCTTTTACGCTTCCGGGTATCTTTCTTACGCCATTTACCGGAATTCTGGCCGATCGGTACGGCCGAAAACTGGTGTTGGTGCCCTCCTTGTTTTTGTTCGGATTGGCTGGTTTTGCCTGCATGTTTGCACCGGGGTTTTACACCTTGCTCGCCCTTCGGTTTTTGCAGGGGGTAGGAGCCAGTTCGCTTTCAAGTATGAATATTACGCTGGTGGGCGATTTGTTTTCAGGGAAAACCCGTACGGCAGTAATGGGCTATAATGCCAGTGTTTTAAGTATTGCCACTGCAACCTACCCGGCAGTGGGCGGACTTATTGCCCTGTTTGGCTGGCAATATATTTTTGCTTTGCCCATTCTGGCTCTTCCTTTGGGTTTGTGGGTAATTCGGGGCTTAACTAACCCCGAGCCTAAAAACAAAGCCGGTTTGCGCAGCTACTTTGGCAAGGTGTGGCGCACCATTAATCAGCGCACTGTTTGGGGTTTGCTGGCGGTAAATTTTATCCTGTTTCTAATTTTGTATGGCAGCTATCTAACCTACTTCCCTTTAATGATGGAGACACGCCTTGGTGCCGACTCGTCGCGCATTGGGCTAATGATGTCGCTAATGTCGGTGGTAACTGCCATTATTAGTTCGCAGCTGTTGCGGCTTAACCGTTTGTTGGGGCAAAAAAGGCAATTGCTTATTGGCAGTGTTTTTTACCTGGCTGCTACTTTGCTAATGGTTAGGGCACATAGCTACCCCTTGCTGGCCACTGCGGTTATTGTTTTTGGTTTCGCACATGGCATAACCATTCCGTCAATACAAAATATGCTGGTGGGTTTTGCTGCCATTAACGAACGTGCCGCTTTTATGTCGTTAAACTCAATGGTGCTGCGCGGCGGACAAACCTTTGGCCCCTTGCTGATTGGTGTTTTTTATACAATGGGTGGACTGGCAGCAACGTTTTATGCCGGTGCACTTTTGGCTTTACTAATGATGCTTGTAATTCTGGTAGCCGTACATCCTGCTGCAAAAACAGGCCATTAA
- a CDS encoding family 10 glycosylhydrolase, producing the protein MNKRDFIKTTMLAGMGLTVTSACASETEQSEDAKEAKHWVWENPNHEESDEDLLKKYSSYYEAGIRGMFFEHDSERHFRIAKKAGLETHRWMWTMNRGEKSLLESHPEWYAISRDGKSCATNPPYVGYYRWLCPSKPEVKNYLSQLSNEILEKDYVDGLHLDYVRYCDVILPVNLWETYGIDQSRELPEYDFCYCDTCRENFKKKTGKDPLEMEHPDQSPAWRKYRYEQVNSIVNHLSEIAHAKNKPITAAVFPTPEIARRIVRQDWTNWNLDAVCPMIYHGFYRESVNWIGDAVEEGLHFLCGKFPIYAGLYLPDFKSDEELEQGIRVALKNGASGVSLFGRIEKNILEVLKRTKS; encoded by the coding sequence ATGAACAAAAGAGACTTTATTAAAACCACAATGCTGGCCGGGATGGGACTTACCGTAACCAGTGCCTGCGCAAGCGAAACAGAACAATCAGAAGATGCCAAAGAGGCAAAACACTGGGTTTGGGAAAATCCGAACCACGAGGAAAGCGACGAAGACCTGCTGAAAAAATACAGCAGCTACTACGAAGCCGGTATTCGCGGTATGTTTTTCGAACACGATAGCGAGCGCCATTTCCGCATAGCCAAAAAAGCCGGATTGGAAACACACCGCTGGATGTGGACCATGAACCGTGGTGAAAAGTCGCTGCTTGAAAGCCATCCGGAGTGGTATGCCATTAGTCGCGATGGGAAATCGTGTGCCACCAATCCGCCATACGTTGGCTATTACCGGTGGTTGTGCCCATCAAAACCCGAGGTAAAAAACTACCTGTCGCAACTTTCAAACGAAATTCTTGAAAAAGACTATGTAGATGGCCTGCACCTCGACTATGTGCGCTACTGCGATGTTATACTTCCGGTTAACCTGTGGGAAACCTACGGAATTGACCAAAGCCGCGAATTGCCCGAATACGATTTTTGCTACTGCGACACCTGCCGCGAAAATTTCAAAAAGAAAACGGGTAAAGATCCGCTGGAAATGGAACATCCCGACCAAAGTCCGGCCTGGCGCAAATACCGTTACGAGCAGGTAAACAGTATTGTTAACCACCTGTCCGAAATTGCCCATGCCAAAAACAAACCCATTACCGCTGCCGTTTTTCCGACACCCGAAATTGCCCGCCGCATTGTTCGGCAAGACTGGACCAACTGGAATCTTGATGCCGTTTGCCCAATGATTTACCATGGTTTTTACCGCGAAAGCGTCAACTGGATTGGCGATGCAGTAGAGGAAGGCCTGCACTTTTTATGCGGAAAATTTCCGATATATGCCGGCCTATATCTTCCCGATTTTAAATCGGACGAGGAACTGGAACAGGGCATACGCGTGGCGCTAAAAAATGGAGCGTCGGGAGTTTCCTTGTTTGGTCGCATTGAAAAAAACATCCTCGAGGTGCTGAAACGTACAAAAAGCTAA
- a CDS encoding chemotaxis protein CheB, whose amino-acid sequence MKKTTTKKIISVAKPNEPKISKQSSFPIVGIGASAGGLEALEQFFQNVPKNCGLAFIVIQHLDPNHVGILPELLQRTTQMKVLQVTDHLQVLPNHVYVIPPNKRMSILNRVLYLFEPVELRGLQLPIDYFFRSLAEDQQEKSIGVILSGMGSDGSLGLKAIKEKNGIVLVQDPLTAKFDGMPQSAANAVVVDILAAANNLPEELIALLKYSPVKMQKADVDDKSKNNLEKIVILLRNQTGHDFSLYKKNTLCRRIERRMNVHQIEKIPNYVRFLQENPNELEILFKELLIGVTNFFRDVAVWEKLKETVIPDLISNLPNGYVMRAWITGCSTGEEAYSLAIVFKEALEKVKNEKNVTLQIFATDIDSDAIEKARKGFFNQNIVTDVSPERLSQFFTKEEDGFQINTTVREMVVFAPHNVIKDPPFTKLELLFCRNLLIYLEPELQKKIMNLFHYSLNTGGVMLLGSSENENSQNNQFTSIDAKLKLYKRSATHVNTELLDFPTSFSHSKKQIVTEAKPATVSDNIQTLVDQLIIQHYAPAGVLINGEGDILYITGRTGKYLEPAAGKANWNIYAMGREGLSNELPGAIRKAKQSVEPVKLHNIKIGTNGGTQIVDITFQLIEKPETIKGAIIIVFSDVADSPKTKSRKSTKGNQSSTIREQELEIKLQHANEEIQSTREEMQTTQEELKSTNEEMQSTNEELQSTNEELTTSKEEMQSLNEELQTLNIELQSKINDLQSANNDMKNLLNSTDIATLFLDSDLNIRRFTNQLTKLFKLRISDIGRPYTDMVTNLQYPKMSDHAKEVLRTLVFKETSIETKDKQWFTVRIMPYRTFDDRIDGLVITFIEITKAKKIEAELKKANEILRKNNL is encoded by the coding sequence ATGAAAAAAACAACTACCAAAAAAATAATTTCAGTTGCCAAACCAAATGAACCGAAAATTTCAAAGCAATCCAGTTTTCCAATTGTTGGAATTGGTGCTTCAGCTGGCGGATTGGAAGCATTGGAACAGTTTTTTCAGAATGTTCCCAAAAACTGTGGTTTGGCTTTTATTGTAATTCAACATCTCGACCCCAACCATGTGGGTATTCTGCCCGAACTTTTGCAACGAACAACCCAAATGAAAGTGCTGCAGGTAACCGACCATTTGCAAGTACTGCCAAATCATGTGTATGTGATACCTCCTAACAAAAGAATGTCTATTTTAAACCGGGTTTTGTATTTATTTGAACCAGTTGAATTGCGAGGATTGCAGCTTCCTATTGATTACTTTTTTCGCTCGCTTGCCGAAGACCAACAAGAAAAAAGTATTGGTGTAATTCTTTCGGGCATGGGCAGCGATGGCAGTTTGGGACTGAAAGCTATTAAAGAAAAAAACGGAATTGTGCTGGTGCAAGACCCTCTAACTGCAAAATTCGATGGTATGCCGCAAAGTGCGGCAAATGCTGTAGTTGTCGATATTTTGGCAGCAGCGAACAACCTTCCTGAAGAATTAATTGCCTTGCTGAAATATAGTCCAGTAAAAATGCAGAAAGCCGACGTTGATGATAAAAGCAAAAATAATCTTGAAAAAATCGTTATTCTGCTCAGAAACCAAACCGGACACGATTTTTCGTTGTATAAGAAAAACACCTTGTGCCGCCGAATTGAACGGCGAATGAATGTTCATCAAATTGAGAAGATTCCAAATTATGTCAGGTTTTTACAGGAAAATCCCAACGAATTGGAAATACTTTTTAAAGAACTATTGATTGGAGTTACAAACTTTTTTCGTGATGTTGCGGTGTGGGAGAAACTGAAAGAAACTGTAATCCCCGATTTGATTAGCAATTTGCCCAACGGATATGTTATGCGTGCATGGATTACTGGATGTTCCACGGGCGAAGAAGCCTATTCATTGGCAATTGTCTTTAAAGAAGCCTTGGAAAAAGTGAAAAATGAGAAAAATGTGACACTACAAATTTTTGCCACTGATATTGATAGCGACGCCATTGAAAAAGCTCGAAAAGGATTTTTCAATCAAAATATTGTTACCGATGTTTCGCCAGAAAGGCTTAGCCAGTTTTTCACGAAAGAAGAAGATGGTTTTCAAATAAATACTACTGTACGAGAAATGGTTGTGTTTGCACCACACAATGTTATTAAAGACCCACCATTCACTAAATTAGAACTTCTTTTTTGCCGCAATTTATTAATTTACCTTGAACCTGAATTGCAAAAAAAAATAATGAATTTGTTTCATTACAGTTTAAATACAGGCGGTGTAATGTTGCTTGGCAGCTCTGAAAACGAAAACTCACAAAACAATCAATTTACATCTATTGATGCAAAATTGAAACTATATAAACGTTCTGCAACTCATGTGAATACTGAATTGTTAGATTTTCCAACTTCATTTTCACATTCAAAGAAACAAATAGTAACAGAAGCAAAACCTGCTACTGTTAGCGATAATATTCAAACCCTAGTTGACCAATTAATAATTCAGCATTATGCACCTGCAGGTGTGTTAATTAACGGCGAAGGCGACATTTTATATATTACAGGCAGAACCGGAAAATATTTGGAACCTGCCGCCGGCAAAGCAAACTGGAATATTTATGCCATGGGTCGTGAAGGGTTGAGCAATGAACTTCCGGGCGCTATACGAAAAGCTAAACAAAGTGTAGAACCAGTTAAATTGCACAACATTAAAATAGGAACAAATGGAGGCACACAGATTGTAGACATCACATTTCAATTGATTGAAAAGCCAGAAACGATTAAAGGTGCAATTATAATTGTTTTTAGTGATGTAGCAGACTCACCAAAAACTAAGAGCAGGAAATCAACAAAAGGAAATCAAAGTTCAACCATTCGTGAACAGGAATTAGAAATTAAATTGCAACATGCAAATGAAGAAATACAAAGCACTCGCGAAGAAATGCAAACTACGCAAGAAGAATTGAAATCGACCAACGAAGAAATGCAATCAACCAACGAAGAATTGCAGTCAACCAACGAAGAACTAACCACATCGAAGGAAGAAATGCAAAGCCTGAACGAAGAACTACAAACTTTAAATATTGAGCTACAAAGCAAGATAAATGATTTACAGAGTGCAAACAACGACATGAAGAACCTATTGAACAGCACCGACATTGCTACTTTGTTTCTCGACAGTGATTTAAACATTCGCCGCTTTACCAACCAATTAACAAAATTATTCAAATTGCGGATATCTGATATTGGCAGACCATATACCGATATGGTTACTAATCTTCAATATCCTAAAATGTCCGACCACGCCAAAGAAGTATTACGAACACTTGTATTTAAAGAAACTTCAATAGAAACAAAAGACAAACAATGGTTTACGGTTCGCATTATGCCTTATCGCACTTTCGACGACCGAATTGATGGACTTGTAATTACATTTATTGAAATAACTAAGGCAAAAAAAATAGAAGCCGAATTAAAAAAAGCCAATGAGATTTTAAGAAAAAATAATTTATAA
- a CDS encoding DUF6261 family protein: MIKILSLLLYKLRNGEYFQFMSDFKNLLEALTPAAIHSEAEYAAFDTAFTKLDEELRVDRGSVLTEELQNIDLDRDNAWRAIDMRINATLLCTIPEEVEAAKRLRRLFDLYGDIRRVSYNEQTAALTNLGGDLAQRENAGFVATCGLGNWVTRLNELNLAFKAKQNERDTELANKNSGNAKAVRLEIDPLYELMVERVNALVSLNMQTPEIENFIIELNQKIKTLETTLAAREGRKDSGELEEPPTPTPGTV; encoded by the coding sequence ATGATTAAAATTTTATCACTTTTATTGTACAAACTCCGCAACGGAGAGTACTTTCAATTTATGAGCGACTTTAAAAATTTGCTCGAAGCACTTACCCCGGCCGCCATACATTCGGAAGCCGAATATGCAGCATTCGACACTGCCTTCACCAAACTCGACGAAGAATTGCGGGTGGACAGAGGCAGCGTATTAACCGAAGAACTACAAAACATTGATTTGGACAGGGACAATGCATGGCGTGCCATCGATATGCGTATTAATGCCACCTTGTTGTGCACCATACCCGAAGAAGTGGAAGCGGCTAAACGCCTCAGGCGCTTATTCGATCTGTATGGCGATATTCGTCGTGTAAGCTACAACGAACAAACAGCAGCGCTTACCAATTTAGGTGGCGATTTAGCACAGCGTGAAAATGCCGGTTTTGTTGCCACATGTGGTCTGGGTAATTGGGTAACACGCTTAAATGAACTGAACCTGGCTTTTAAAGCCAAACAAAACGAACGCGACACAGAACTGGCCAACAAAAACAGCGGAAATGCCAAGGCTGTTCGTTTGGAAATTGACCCGCTGTATGAGCTTATGGTTGAGCGCGTAAATGCTTTGGTTAGCTTAAATATGCAAACTCCCGAAATTGAGAATTTTATTATTGAGCTGAATCAAAAAATTAAAACGCTGGAGACAACACTTGCTGCCCGCGAAGGCAGAAAAGACAGTGGCGAATTAGAAGAACCGCCAACACCTACACCCGGAACTGTATAG
- a CDS encoding prolyl oligopeptidase family serine peptidase: MKFTVFSLFLLFSFAAFSQIEELNQSSLTIEKIMQDPAQWIGTSPSGITWSESSDKIYFQWNPEQDTLESMYAYTMSTKAIDKVSLDEKKILPGRRGDYNSDKSKKVYTRNGNLFLLDCISGKEQRLTAWLERASSPEFVLNDSCIAFTKDNNLFTIGLETGSIAQLTNFVSGSEKKEKTVPEQEKWLEQQQEMFVVLQDRKAKNKARENRQEAEKEAEPLKIYTGKKRVMDVSLSPGGNYIIYSLYERAANAKATAVTHHVTESGYTEEQSARAKVGSPQGRMEMGIFDVKNNKLISIDKTQIPGLKDLPDYLSDYPERLPEEGEEVKDRELNLLGPVWNEKEDLAVLVALSEDNKDRWILLLDPATGDLELLDRQRDEAWIGGPGIGGWGMSAGNMGWMPDGESVWFHSEESGYSHLYAVNSKSKKKTTLTKGNFEVSEAFISNNKQQFYLTANKVHPGVKHFYSMPVWGGKLTQLTSMDGGNEVTLSPDEKYLAIRYSQANKPWELYLQENVPGAEAVQLTQSTTKAFNKYNWRMPEFITFKASDGAKVHARLYRPEEAQEQGPAVIFVHGAGYLQNAHKWWSSYFREYQFHNILVDNGYTVLDIDYRASAGYGRNWRTGIYRWMGGLDLSDNVDGANYLVESCNVDPQKIGIYGGSYGGFITLMALFTKPGVFKAGAALRSVTDWAHYNHGYTSNILNTPVQDSLAFAKSSPINFANGLQDNLLMCHGMVDDNVQFQDIVRLTQRFIELGKENWELAVYPVEPHGFREPSSWTDEYKRIFKLFQEHLK, from the coding sequence ATGAAATTTACTGTCTTTTCTCTTTTTTTACTGTTTTCATTTGCAGCTTTTAGCCAGATTGAGGAACTTAACCAGAGTTCGCTCACTATAGAAAAAATAATGCAGGACCCGGCCCAATGGATTGGTACTTCGCCATCGGGTATTACCTGGAGCGAAAGCAGCGATAAAATTTATTTTCAATGGAATCCGGAGCAAGATACACTGGAATCGATGTATGCGTACACAATGTCAACCAAGGCAATTGACAAGGTAAGTTTGGATGAAAAAAAGATACTGCCCGGACGCCGTGGCGATTACAACAGCGATAAATCAAAAAAAGTATATACCCGCAATGGCAACCTGTTTCTACTCGATTGTATAAGTGGAAAAGAACAACGACTTACCGCCTGGCTGGAGCGTGCATCATCGCCGGAGTTTGTTTTAAACGATAGTTGTATAGCTTTTACCAAAGACAATAATTTATTTACCATAGGACTTGAAACAGGCAGCATCGCGCAGCTTACCAATTTTGTTTCAGGATCGGAAAAAAAGGAAAAAACAGTACCGGAGCAGGAAAAATGGCTGGAACAGCAACAGGAAATGTTTGTGGTTTTGCAAGACCGCAAAGCAAAAAATAAAGCGCGCGAAAACCGGCAGGAGGCTGAAAAGGAAGCCGAGCCATTAAAAATATACACCGGTAAAAAACGCGTGATGGATGTATCGCTGAGCCCTGGCGGCAACTATATTATTTACAGCCTTTACGAAAGGGCAGCAAATGCAAAAGCTACCGCGGTAACACATCATGTTACTGAATCGGGGTATACCGAAGAGCAAAGTGCCCGCGCAAAAGTGGGTAGTCCGCAGGGCAGGATGGAAATGGGTATTTTTGATGTAAAAAACAACAAGCTGATATCAATTGATAAAACACAAATTCCCGGCCTCAAAGATTTGCCCGATTACCTGAGTGATTACCCGGAACGATTGCCTGAAGAGGGCGAAGAAGTAAAAGACAGGGAGCTGAATTTGTTGGGACCGGTTTGGAACGAAAAAGAAGATTTGGCAGTGTTGGTGGCTTTGTCGGAAGACAACAAAGATCGTTGGATTTTATTGCTCGACCCTGCAACAGGAGACCTGGAGCTGCTCGACCGCCAGCGCGACGAAGCCTGGATTGGGGGCCCCGGAATTGGAGGCTGGGGCATGTCTGCCGGAAATATGGGCTGGATGCCCGATGGAGAGTCGGTATGGTTTCATTCCGAAGAATCGGGCTACTCGCATTTATATGCCGTAAACAGCAAAAGCAAGAAAAAAACCACCCTTACCAAAGGCAATTTCGAAGTGTCGGAAGCTTTTATTTCAAACAATAAGCAGCAGTTTTACCTGACAGCCAATAAGGTGCACCCCGGGGTGAAGCATTTTTACAGTATGCCGGTTTGGGGCGGCAAATTAACGCAGCTAACCTCAATGGATGGCGGTAATGAAGTTACCCTGTCGCCCGACGAGAAATACCTCGCCATTCGTTATTCGCAAGCCAACAAACCATGGGAACTGTATTTGCAGGAAAATGTGCCCGGAGCTGAGGCGGTGCAACTTACACAGTCAACCACCAAAGCGTTTAACAAATACAACTGGCGAATGCCCGAGTTTATTACCTTTAAAGCCAGCGATGGCGCCAAGGTGCATGCCCGTTTGTACCGCCCCGAAGAAGCGCAAGAACAAGGGCCTGCAGTAATTTTTGTGCATGGTGCCGGTTATTTGCAAAATGCACACAAATGGTGGAGCAGCTATTTTCGCGAATACCAGTTTCATAATATTTTGGTTGACAATGGTTATACCGTGCTGGATATCGACTACCGCGCCAGCGCCGGTTATGGACGCAACTGGCGTACCGGAATTTACCGCTGGATGGGTGGCCTCGATCTGTCGGATAATGTCGATGGCGCCAACTATTTGGTAGAGTCCTGCAATGTCGACCCACAAAAAATTGGAATTTACGGCGGTTCGTACGGCGGGTTTATCACCCTTATGGCCTTGTTTACCAAACCCGGTGTATTTAAGGCCGGGGCAGCCTTGCGCTCGGTTACCGACTGGGCACACTACAATCACGGATACACCTCAAACATTCTGAACACACCGGTGCAAGACAGCCTTGCCTTTGCCAAAAGTTCGCCTATAAATTTTGCCAACGGATTGCAAGACAACTTATTAATGTGCCACGGTATGGTCGACGATAATGTGCAGTTTCAGGATATCGTGCGCCTTACACAGCGTTTTATCGAGCTCGGAAAAGAAAACTGGGAACTGGCCGTTTACCCGGTTGAGCCACATGGCTTTCGCGAACCCAGCAGCTGGACCGACGAATACAAGCGTATTTTTAAATTGTTTCAAGAGCATTTAAAATAA